A stretch of Vicinamibacterales bacterium DNA encodes these proteins:
- a CDS encoding NAD-dependent epimerase/dehydratase family protein — MRCLVTGGAGFIGSNLVDRLLALDHEVVVYDNFSTGQRRFLEPAQRSPRLRLVEADTLDPPALAAAMDGCETVFHLAANADVRFGTEHPKKDLEQNTIATFNVLEAMRARGVRRIVFASTGSIYGDAAQVPTPETAPFPVQTSLYGASKLAGEGLIQAYCEGFGFEGYIFRFVSILGERYSHGHVFDFYKRLLADPGTLRVLGDGRQKKSYLYVHDCIDAIFTALEKARGGKVQIFNLGADEYCEVNESIGWITSHLGLRPALSYTGGDRGWIGDSPFIFLDTARVRALGWKPSLSIRDGVIRTLEYLQANPWLLHGRA, encoded by the coding sequence ATGCGTTGTCTCGTGACCGGCGGGGCCGGCTTCATCGGCAGCAACCTGGTCGATCGGTTGCTCGCGCTCGATCACGAGGTGGTCGTCTACGACAACTTCTCCACCGGGCAGCGACGGTTCCTCGAGCCGGCGCAGCGCAGCCCGCGGCTGCGTCTGGTCGAAGCCGATACGCTGGACCCGCCGGCGCTCGCCGCCGCGATGGACGGATGCGAGACGGTGTTCCACCTCGCCGCGAACGCCGACGTCCGGTTCGGCACGGAGCATCCGAAGAAGGATCTCGAGCAGAACACCATCGCCACCTTCAACGTGCTGGAAGCGATGCGCGCCAGGGGGGTGCGCCGGATCGTGTTCGCCTCCACCGGATCGATCTACGGCGACGCCGCGCAGGTGCCCACGCCGGAGACGGCGCCGTTCCCCGTGCAGACGTCCCTCTACGGCGCGTCGAAGCTCGCCGGTGAAGGGTTGATCCAGGCCTACTGCGAGGGGTTCGGCTTCGAAGGCTACATCTTCCGCTTCGTGTCGATTCTCGGCGAGCGCTACTCGCACGGCCATGTCTTCGATTTCTACAAGCGGCTCCTCGCCGATCCGGGCACGCTTCGCGTTCTCGGCGACGGGCGGCAGAAGAAGTCGTATCTCTACGTCCACGACTGCATCGACGCGATCTTCACGGCGCTCGAGAAGGCGCGCGGCGGCAAGGTGCAGATCTTCAACCTCGGCGCCGACGAGTACTGCGAGGTCAACGAGTCGATCGGCTGGATCACGAGCCATCTGGGGCTGCGGCCGGCATTGAGCTACACCGGCGGCGATCGCGGCTGGATTGGCGACAGTCCGTTCATCTTCCTCGACACCGCGCGCGTGCGCGCCCTCGGCTGGAAACCGTCGCTGTCCATCCGCGACGGCGTGATCCGCACGCTCGAGTACCTCCAGGCGAATCCCTGGCTGCTGCACGGTCGCGCGTGA
- a CDS encoding nucleotide sugar dehydrogenase, translated as MKVCVSGLWHLGSVTAACLAAAGHEVAALDSDGAAIESLSNGIPPVAEPGLAELLAGGIASGRLRFGVDAAAQVPEADVVWIAADTPVDDDDRADVEAVVRSAAALFPHLRSGAVVLISSQVPVGTSRRLSQMFERVAAGRSVQFVYSPENLRLGKAIDAFTHPSRVIVGTVGDVDRSTVAELLRPFTDRIVWMSAESAEMTKHALNAFLAASIAFINEIAALCEQVGADAADVARGLKSDPRIGEQAYLSPGGAFAGGTLARDVMFLSQLGREHGVGAHLLRSVKTSNDEHRQWAQRRIADRLGDVNGRAIAVWGLTYKPGTDTLRRSSAVELCRWLRARGAAVRAHDPAVRQLPPELADIIDLVDDPLDAVRGASALVVATPWPEYRNADAAAVAGRMSRPLVLDAGRFLAAAFAPHPGLEYISVGVGG; from the coding sequence GTGAAGGTCTGCGTCTCCGGCCTCTGGCATCTCGGCAGCGTGACCGCGGCGTGCCTCGCGGCGGCGGGCCATGAGGTCGCCGCGCTGGACTCCGACGGCGCCGCGATCGAGTCGCTGTCGAACGGCATTCCGCCGGTCGCGGAACCCGGCCTGGCGGAGCTGCTGGCGGGCGGGATCGCGAGCGGCCGTCTGCGGTTCGGCGTCGATGCCGCCGCGCAGGTCCCCGAAGCCGATGTGGTGTGGATCGCCGCCGATACGCCCGTCGACGACGACGATCGCGCGGACGTCGAGGCCGTGGTGCGATCGGCGGCCGCGCTCTTCCCGCACCTGCGGTCCGGCGCGGTCGTGCTGATCTCGTCGCAGGTGCCGGTCGGGACCTCGCGCCGGCTCTCGCAGATGTTCGAGCGCGTGGCCGCCGGGCGATCGGTGCAGTTCGTGTATTCGCCAGAGAATCTCCGTCTGGGCAAGGCGATCGACGCCTTCACGCATCCGTCGCGCGTGATCGTCGGCACGGTCGGGGACGTGGACCGATCCACGGTCGCCGAACTGCTGCGGCCGTTCACCGATCGCATCGTCTGGATGTCGGCCGAATCGGCCGAGATGACCAAGCACGCGCTCAACGCGTTCCTCGCCGCCTCGATCGCGTTCATCAACGAGATCGCCGCGCTCTGCGAGCAGGTCGGCGCCGACGCCGCCGACGTCGCGCGCGGGCTGAAGAGCGACCCGCGCATCGGCGAGCAGGCGTACCTGTCGCCGGGCGGCGCGTTCGCCGGCGGGACGCTCGCCCGCGACGTCATGTTCCTGTCGCAGCTCGGGCGCGAGCACGGCGTCGGCGCGCACCTTTTGCGGTCCGTGAAGACGAGCAACGACGAACACCGGCAGTGGGCGCAGCGCCGGATTGCCGATCGCCTCGGAGACGTGAACGGCCGCGCGATCGCGGTCTGGGGATTGACGTACAAACCCGGCACCGACACCCTGCGCCGCTCCAGTGCCGTCGAGCTGTGCCGCTGGCTGCGGGCGCGCGGCGCCGCGGTCCGGGCGCACGATCCGGCGGTGCGGCAGCTGCCGCCGGAGCTGGCGGACATCATCGATCTCGTGGACGATCCGCTCGACGCGGTGCGCGGCGCATCGGCGCTGGTCGTCGCCACGCCGTGGCCGGAGTACCGCAACGCCGATGCCGCCGCCGTCGCCGGACGGATGTCACGCCCGCTGGTCCTCGATGCGGGCCGCTTCCTCGCCGCGGCGTTTGCGCCGCACCCCGGCCTCGAGTACATCAGCGTGGGAGTCGGCGGATGA
- a CDS encoding SDR family oxidoreductase has product MTTELRGRGAVITGASQGLGLAIAKAMVSAGAGVVMCARDAGMLEQARAEVASLASPGQAVVAHPADVSRRDDVDALAGAALRLFPDLQILVNNAGVYGPMGPIEDVDWDAWVRAFEINVFGSILMCRALLPHFKRRRYGKIVQLSGGGATAPLPRVTAYAASKAAIVRFAESLALEVQQDGIDVNAIAPGALNTRMMSELLAADPAVVGEAFHARMKRIADEGGTPLEKGAALAVFLASAASDGISGRLLSAVWDPWDTLPERRAELARSDVYTLRRIVPADRGLKWDPQ; this is encoded by the coding sequence ATGACGACGGAGCTGCGCGGGCGTGGAGCGGTGATCACCGGCGCGAGCCAGGGGCTCGGCCTGGCGATCGCCAAGGCCATGGTCTCCGCCGGCGCCGGCGTCGTCATGTGCGCGCGCGACGCCGGAATGCTGGAACAGGCGCGCGCTGAAGTGGCGTCGCTGGCGTCGCCGGGCCAGGCCGTGGTGGCTCACCCGGCCGACGTGTCGCGGCGCGACGATGTCGACGCGCTCGCCGGCGCCGCCCTGCGTCTCTTCCCCGATCTCCAGATTCTCGTCAACAACGCCGGCGTCTACGGGCCGATGGGACCGATCGAGGACGTCGACTGGGACGCGTGGGTGCGGGCGTTCGAGATCAACGTGTTCGGCTCGATTCTGATGTGCCGGGCGCTGCTGCCGCACTTCAAGCGGCGCCGCTACGGCAAGATCGTGCAGTTGTCAGGCGGCGGCGCCACCGCGCCGCTGCCCCGGGTGACCGCGTACGCGGCGTCGAAGGCGGCGATCGTCCGCTTCGCGGAATCGCTCGCGCTGGAAGTCCAGCAGGACGGGATCGACGTGAACGCGATCGCGCCGGGGGCGTTGAACACGCGGATGATGAGCGAGCTGCTCGCGGCGGACCCGGCCGTCGTCGGCGAGGCGTTCCACGCGCGGATGAAGCGGATCGCGGATGAGGGCGGCACGCCGCTCGAGAAGGGAGCGGCGCTCGCCGTGTTCCTGGCGTCGGCCGCGAGCGACGGGATCAGCGGCCGGCTGCTCAGCGCCGTCTGGGATCCGTGGGACACGCTGCCTGAGCGCCGCGCGGAGCTCGCGCGGAGTGATGTGTACACGCTGCGCCGGATCGTGCCTGCCGACCGGGGGCTGAAATGGGATCCGCAGTGA
- a CDS encoding Gfo/Idh/MocA family oxidoreductase, which translates to MGSAVTPRVAIVGCGLIGEKRSRALAGAQLTVCADVRRDRAEALARTVPGASATDDWRDAVARADVDIVVAATVNDALAPVAIAALGAGKHVLIEKPAGRSVAEVDAVAAAASRAGRRVRVGFNHRYHPALRKARALVEADALGEMMFVRGRYGHGGRVGYDREWRADPAVAGGGELIDQGVHLIDLARWFLGDFPHVTGFAPTYFWDMPVDDNAFMLLRTAQDKAAFLHVSCTEWKNLFSLEIYGKQGKLQIDGLGGSYGLERLTFYKMLPEMGPPETSAWEFPRGDVSWALEFAEFLDDIRLDRTPAAGLADARAALAIVEEIYRRT; encoded by the coding sequence ATGGGATCCGCAGTGACGCCGCGCGTCGCCATCGTCGGCTGCGGGCTGATCGGCGAGAAACGCTCGCGCGCGCTGGCCGGCGCGCAGTTGACCGTGTGCGCCGACGTGCGCCGCGATCGCGCCGAGGCGCTCGCGCGCACCGTGCCGGGGGCGTCGGCGACGGACGACTGGCGGGACGCCGTCGCCCGCGCCGATGTCGACATCGTCGTCGCCGCCACGGTGAACGATGCGCTGGCGCCCGTCGCCATTGCCGCGCTCGGCGCGGGCAAGCACGTGCTGATCGAGAAGCCGGCGGGACGGTCGGTCGCCGAGGTCGACGCCGTGGCAGCGGCCGCGTCTCGCGCCGGACGCCGCGTCCGCGTCGGGTTCAACCATCGCTATCATCCGGCGCTGCGCAAGGCCCGGGCACTCGTCGAGGCGGACGCGCTCGGCGAGATGATGTTCGTGCGCGGCCGCTACGGCCACGGCGGGCGGGTCGGCTACGACCGCGAATGGCGCGCCGATCCCGCCGTCGCCGGCGGCGGCGAGCTGATCGATCAGGGCGTGCACCTGATCGATCTCGCGCGCTGGTTCCTCGGCGATTTTCCACACGTCACGGGATTCGCGCCGACCTATTTCTGGGACATGCCGGTGGACGACAACGCGTTCATGCTGCTGCGCACGGCGCAGGACAAGGCCGCGTTCCTGCACGTCAGCTGCACCGAATGGAAGAACCTGTTCTCGCTGGAGATCTACGGCAAGCAGGGCAAGCTGCAGATCGACGGGCTTGGCGGCAGCTACGGGCTCGAGCGGCTGACGTTCTATAAAATGCTGCCGGAGATGGGGCCGCCCGAGACGTCCGCGTGGGAGTTCCCGCGCGGCGACGTCTCCTGGGCTCTCGAATTTGCCGAGTTCCTCGACGACATCCGCCTCGACCGCACGCCTGCCGCGGGGCTGGCGGACGCGCGCGCGGCGCTCGCCATCGTCGAGGAGATCTACCGCCGGACATGA
- a CDS encoding nucleotidyltransferase family protein, which produces MSLPVAILAGGLATRLGDVTARRPKALVEIAGRPFAEHQIVLLRRHGIHEIVFLVGHLGEMVRDAIGDGTRWGIRVRYVFDGPRPLGTGGAIRNALPALGRRFFVLYGDSYLECDYLAVARAFAESGRPALMTVCLNDNRWDRSNVRFEAGRIAAYDKSGRTPGMRHIDYGLGVFTSEVFEAYDADRAFDLAAVYQDLLARGDLAGLDIPGRFYEIGSPAGLEETRIHLSGTLNRR; this is translated from the coding sequence ATGAGTCTGCCGGTCGCCATTCTCGCCGGCGGCCTCGCGACACGGCTCGGCGACGTCACCGCCCGGCGCCCGAAAGCGCTGGTGGAGATCGCGGGCCGGCCGTTTGCGGAGCACCAGATCGTGCTGCTGCGGCGGCACGGCATCCACGAGATCGTGTTCCTCGTCGGTCACCTCGGGGAGATGGTGCGCGACGCGATTGGCGACGGGACGCGCTGGGGGATCCGGGTGCGCTACGTGTTCGACGGGCCTCGCCCGCTCGGCACCGGCGGTGCGATCAGGAACGCCCTGCCCGCCCTCGGCCGGCGGTTCTTCGTGCTGTATGGCGATTCGTATCTGGAGTGCGACTATCTCGCCGTCGCGCGCGCGTTCGCCGAGAGCGGCCGTCCGGCGCTCATGACCGTCTGCCTCAACGACAACCGGTGGGACCGCAGCAACGTACGATTCGAAGCCGGGCGCATCGCCGCCTACGACAAGTCGGGACGGACGCCGGGCATGCGGCACATCGACTACGGCCTCGGCGTTTTCACCAGCGAGGTGTTCGAGGCGTACGACGCGGATCGCGCGTTCGACCTGGCCGCCGTCTACCAGGACCTGCTGGCGCGAGGGGATCTCGCCGGTCTCGACATCCCCGGACGCTTCTACGAGATCGGATCGCCGGCCGGTCTCGAAGAAACACGTATTCACCTGTCCGGCACGCTGAACCGCCGATGA
- a CDS encoding SIS domain-containing protein: MSYTRQHLDEAARVLAALDAAAIERMAGLLAALRERGGRLFLLGVGGSAANCSHAVNDFRKLAGIEAYTPVDNVSELTARTNDEGWDTVFAAWLHGSRLQPRDMVFVMSVGGGSRQDKISVNLVRALEFAKQIGATIVGIVGRDGGYTAQVADACVIVPTVNPATITPHAEAFQAVVWHLLVSHPLVKVTPAKWESIAASGGPSSSTGTA; encoded by the coding sequence ATGAGCTACACCCGCCAGCACCTCGACGAGGCCGCTCGCGTCCTGGCGGCACTCGATGCCGCCGCGATCGAGCGCATGGCCGGGCTGCTCGCCGCGCTGCGCGAGCGCGGCGGACGGCTGTTCCTCCTCGGCGTCGGCGGCAGCGCCGCCAACTGCTCGCACGCCGTGAACGACTTCCGCAAGCTCGCCGGTATCGAGGCCTACACACCGGTGGACAACGTGTCCGAGCTGACGGCGCGAACCAACGACGAGGGCTGGGATACGGTGTTCGCCGCCTGGCTGCACGGCAGCCGCCTGCAGCCGCGCGACATGGTGTTCGTCATGTCGGTCGGCGGCGGCAGCCGTCAGGATAAGATCAGCGTGAACCTTGTTCGAGCGCTCGAGTTCGCGAAACAGATCGGCGCCACCATCGTCGGCATCGTCGGGCGGGACGGCGGCTACACCGCGCAGGTCGCCGACGCCTGCGTCATCGTCCCGACCGTCAACCCGGCGACGATCACGCCGCACGCCGAAGCCTTCCAGGCCGTGGTCTGGCATCTGCTCGTCTCGCATCCGCTGGTCAAGGTGACGCCGGCGAAATGGGAATCGATCGCAGCATCCGGCGGGCCGTCTTCCTCGACCGGGACGGCGTGA
- a CDS encoding HAD family hydrolase, which translates to MGIDRSIRRAVFLDRDGVINRAIVRDGKPFPPATEADLDVLPGVGDALARLRAAGFRLIVVTNQPDVARGTQRREVVDGMHARLASLLPIDEFRVCDHDDADGCRCRKPAPGMLEAAARAGGLSLGDSFMVGDRWRDVEAGRRAGCRTVFVDRGYDEPRPAHPDAVVRSLAEAADWILSQPGSAR; encoded by the coding sequence ATGGGAATCGATCGCAGCATCCGGCGGGCCGTCTTCCTCGACCGGGACGGCGTGATCAACCGCGCCATCGTCCGCGACGGCAAGCCGTTCCCTCCGGCCACCGAGGCGGACCTCGACGTGCTGCCGGGTGTCGGCGACGCGCTGGCGCGGCTTCGCGCCGCGGGATTCCGCCTCATCGTCGTCACCAACCAGCCCGACGTCGCCCGCGGAACGCAGCGCCGCGAGGTCGTCGACGGCATGCACGCCCGGCTCGCCTCGCTGCTGCCGATCGACGAGTTCCGGGTCTGCGATCATGACGACGCGGACGGCTGCCGGTGCCGGAAGCCGGCGCCGGGCATGCTGGAGGCGGCGGCGCGGGCCGGCGGGCTGTCGCTGGGGGACAGCTTCATGGTCGGCGATCGCTGGCGGGACGTCGAAGCGGGACGGCGTGCCGGCTGCAGGACGGTGTTCGTGGACCGCGGCTATGACGAGCCGCGACCGGCGCATCCCGACGCCGTCGTGCGGTCGCTGGCGGAGGCCGCCGACTGGATCCTGTCTCAACCGGGGAGTGCGCGCTGA
- a CDS encoding transaldolase — protein MSIDRLSVKIFADGADLAGMLDLYRKPYIKGFTTNPTLMRKSGITDYRAFAREVLAAIPDRPISFEVLSDDLREMERQADAIAGWGSNVYVKVPVTNTRGESTCALVRSLSRRGVKVNVTALLPLEQVRAVAEAVAGGAPACVSVFAGRLADTGVDPVPLMQQAVELLRAAPNAELIWASPRELLNIFHADQIGCHIITVTHDILQKLPLVGRDLHEYSLDTVKMFHRDAEQAGFTI, from the coding sequence ATGTCCATCGATCGGTTGTCCGTCAAGATCTTCGCCGACGGCGCGGATCTCGCCGGCATGCTCGATCTCTACCGCAAGCCGTACATCAAGGGCTTCACGACCAATCCGACGCTCATGCGGAAGTCCGGCATCACCGACTACCGCGCTTTCGCGCGCGAGGTGCTGGCCGCGATTCCCGACCGGCCGATCTCCTTCGAGGTGTTGTCCGACGATCTGCGGGAGATGGAGCGGCAGGCCGACGCGATTGCCGGGTGGGGCTCCAACGTCTACGTGAAGGTGCCGGTGACCAACACGCGCGGCGAATCCACGTGCGCGCTGGTGCGCTCTCTGTCGCGGCGCGGCGTCAAGGTGAACGTGACGGCGCTGCTTCCGCTCGAGCAGGTGCGGGCGGTTGCCGAGGCGGTCGCCGGCGGCGCGCCGGCGTGCGTGTCGGTGTTCGCCGGGCGTCTTGCCGACACCGGGGTCGATCCGGTGCCGCTGATGCAGCAGGCGGTCGAGCTGCTGCGCGCGGCGCCCAACGCGGAGCTGATCTGGGCCAGTCCGCGCGAGCTGCTGAACATCTTCCACGCCGATCAGATCGGCTGCCACATCATCACGGTCACGCACGACATCCTGCAGAAGCTGCCGCTGGTCGGCCGCGATCTCCACGAGTATTCGCTCGACACGGTGAAGATGTTCCACCGCGACGCCGAGCAGGCCGGCTTCACGATCTAG
- a CDS encoding glycosyltransferase family 39 protein, whose amino-acid sequence MSAGAALLLGLLAIELPLFAAAISKRPRAARTARLLLFLVPLAVAFALRAARAFSTHGVIEWDETYYASLAAAGAAGYGLFPYIYGFAPMPIMGGVGYAAYSYVLAIEAFGPTIFALRGVSLAVSVAGVAGIWLLVKIWYGSGAAWIGAAVTASLQLFVLSNTARMDAWTFASVAWALVVWATALARWPSRRWHFAAGLVFGLGLQTHIDTMATAAACGCVYLLRYAADARAARRVWIGPHPMVLYAAGLLAGGLVYVGANILPDTAAYYTMTVRVRVDATSWYSAGTSSLAGSFLNPQILLAKEAARYRQLMAIMPPAEIALFAAGLIALVARRNDADRTVLTLVPAVLVTAAVLLNNASPLYYIHVLPVLTVPLGPLFTHGLRARSRVALQEIGSAALFCSVLVCCVLTASAGARTIRSIRATPPLEGDPATIERARSLIDRRCIVAADGALYVPYFSAYPRFISLRSVEVTHGMFFYQMDDEAAYWRIKQPDAVFETGALRPALADYVAARGFTKAAPGLWMNPAGCGGTR is encoded by the coding sequence ATGAGCGCCGGCGCGGCCCTGCTGCTCGGGCTGCTCGCCATCGAACTGCCGCTCTTCGCGGCGGCGATCTCGAAGCGGCCGCGAGCCGCCCGCACCGCGCGTCTGCTGCTGTTTCTCGTGCCTCTCGCGGTGGCATTCGCGCTCCGCGCCGCTCGCGCGTTCAGCACCCACGGCGTCATCGAATGGGACGAGACCTACTATGCCAGCCTGGCGGCCGCCGGCGCGGCGGGGTACGGATTGTTTCCCTACATCTATGGCTTCGCGCCGATGCCGATCATGGGCGGCGTCGGCTACGCCGCGTATTCCTACGTGCTCGCGATCGAGGCGTTCGGGCCGACCATCTTCGCGCTCCGCGGCGTGTCGCTGGCGGTGAGCGTGGCGGGCGTCGCCGGCATCTGGCTGCTGGTGAAGATCTGGTACGGCTCGGGCGCGGCGTGGATCGGCGCAGCCGTCACCGCTTCGCTGCAGCTCTTCGTGCTGTCGAACACGGCGCGCATGGACGCGTGGACGTTCGCCAGCGTGGCATGGGCGCTCGTCGTCTGGGCGACCGCGTTGGCGCGGTGGCCGAGCCGGCGCTGGCACTTCGCGGCCGGTCTGGTATTCGGTCTCGGCCTCCAGACGCACATCGACACCATGGCGACGGCGGCGGCGTGCGGGTGCGTGTACCTGCTGCGCTACGCCGCCGACGCACGAGCGGCGCGCCGCGTCTGGATCGGCCCTCACCCGATGGTCCTGTATGCCGCGGGACTGCTTGCCGGAGGCCTGGTCTACGTCGGCGCCAACATCCTGCCGGACACCGCCGCGTACTACACGATGACGGTACGGGTCCGGGTGGATGCGACGAGCTGGTATTCGGCCGGCACGTCGAGTCTCGCCGGGTCATTCCTGAATCCCCAGATACTCCTCGCCAAGGAGGCGGCCCGGTACCGCCAGCTCATGGCGATCATGCCGCCCGCCGAGATCGCGTTGTTCGCCGCCGGCCTGATCGCGCTGGTGGCGCGGCGGAACGACGCCGATCGGACCGTGCTGACGCTCGTGCCTGCCGTGCTCGTGACGGCGGCGGTGCTGCTGAACAATGCCTCGCCGCTCTACTACATCCACGTCCTGCCGGTGCTGACCGTGCCGCTTGGCCCGCTGTTCACGCACGGTTTGCGAGCGCGATCCCGGGTGGCGCTGCAGGAGATCGGATCGGCGGCGCTCTTCTGCTCGGTGCTCGTGTGCTGCGTCCTGACCGCCAGCGCCGGCGCGCGGACGATCCGGTCGATCCGGGCAACCCCGCCGCTCGAAGGGGACCCGGCAACGATCGAGCGCGCCCGCTCGCTGATCGATCGGCGCTGCATCGTGGCGGCCGACGGCGCGCTCTACGTGCCGTACTTCTCGGCCTATCCGCGCTTCATCAGCCTGCGGTCCGTCGAAGTGACGCACGGCATGTTCTTCTACCAGATGGACGACGAGGCCGCCTACTGGCGCATCAAGCAGCCGGACGCCGTGTTCGAGACCGGCGCGCTCAGACCGGCGCTCGCCGACTACGTCGCGGCACGCGGGTTCACGAAGGCCGCGCCGGGACTGTGGATGAATCCGGCGGGCTGCGGCGGTACGCGCTAG
- a CDS encoding glycosyltransferase family 2 protein — MDQPRRLSVVMPVFNERATFPIVIEQLLRKSIPGVDIAVVIVESNSNDGTRDAVAEVAGHERVTVVYEDRPRGKGHAVRTGLAHATGDYILIQDADLEYDLDDYDALLEPLIAGRAAFVLGSRHGKEGASWKVRHFADQLAVSWYMNLGHVLFTALFNVTYGTRLHDPFTMFKVFRRDCLDGLTFEANRFDFDWELVGKLVRAGYTPLEIPVNYRSRSFNEGKKVSLVRDPLTWIRACFKYRFQPLGKKPR, encoded by the coding sequence ATGGACCAGCCTCGACGTCTGTCGGTCGTCATGCCCGTGTTCAACGAACGGGCAACCTTCCCGATCGTGATCGAGCAGCTGCTGCGGAAATCGATCCCCGGCGTGGACATCGCCGTCGTCATCGTCGAGAGCAACTCGAACGACGGCACGCGCGACGCGGTGGCGGAGGTCGCCGGGCACGAGCGCGTGACGGTGGTGTACGAGGATCGGCCGCGCGGGAAGGGGCATGCGGTGCGCACCGGGCTGGCGCATGCGACCGGCGACTACATCCTGATTCAGGACGCCGATCTCGAGTACGACCTCGACGACTACGACGCGCTCCTCGAGCCGCTGATCGCCGGCCGGGCGGCGTTCGTGCTCGGATCGCGGCACGGCAAGGAGGGCGCGAGCTGGAAGGTGCGTCACTTCGCCGATCAGCTCGCGGTCAGCTGGTACATGAACCTCGGGCACGTGCTCTTCACCGCCCTCTTCAACGTCACCTACGGCACCCGGCTGCACGACCCGTTCACGATGTTCAAGGTGTTCAGGCGCGACTGCCTGGACGGCCTCACCTTCGAGGCGAACCGCTTCGACTTCGACTGGGAGCTGGTCGGCAAGCTGGTGCGGGCCGGCTACACCCCGCTCGAGATCCCGGTGAACTATCGGTCGCGCTCGTTCAACGAAGGGAAAAAGGTGTCGCTCGTCAGGGATCCGCTGACGTGGATCCGCGCCTGCTTCAAGTACCGCTTCCAGCCGCTCGGAAAGAAGCCCCGATGA
- a CDS encoding WxcM-like domain-containing protein has product MSDKLVSTGGFFVHPQALCESTAIGPNSRVWAFAHVLPGARIGADCNICDHVFIENDVVVGDRVTVKSGVQLWDGLRVADEVFIGPNATFSNDKYPRSKRYQARVLQTHLGRGASIGSGANVLPGLRIGAGAMVGAGAVVTHDVPARAIVSGNPARIVGYVDTPRRTQASAPAPASTAGPQVTPTSVAGVTLHRLVLVDDLRGSLSAAEVGTHVPFPPARYFIVFDVPGKDVRGEHAHRRCQQFLVCVRGSVNVVVDDGVHSEEIVLAEPNLGLYLPPMVWAIQYKYSADALLLVLASDPYDPDDYIRDYDAFRAMLGR; this is encoded by the coding sequence ATGTCTGACAAGCTGGTCTCCACGGGCGGGTTCTTCGTGCATCCGCAGGCGCTCTGCGAGAGCACCGCGATCGGTCCGAACTCGCGCGTGTGGGCCTTCGCCCACGTGCTGCCCGGCGCCCGCATCGGCGCCGACTGCAACATCTGCGATCACGTGTTCATCGAGAACGACGTCGTCGTCGGGGATCGCGTGACGGTCAAGAGCGGCGTCCAGCTCTGGGACGGCCTGCGCGTCGCCGACGAGGTGTTCATCGGGCCGAACGCGACGTTCTCGAACGACAAGTATCCGCGCAGCAAGCGGTATCAGGCGCGCGTGCTGCAGACGCACCTCGGCCGCGGCGCCTCGATCGGCAGCGGCGCCAACGTCCTGCCGGGGCTGCGTATCGGCGCCGGCGCGATGGTCGGGGCGGGCGCGGTGGTGACGCACGACGTGCCGGCGCGCGCGATCGTCTCAGGCAATCCCGCCCGCATTGTCGGCTACGTCGACACGCCGCGGCGCACGCAGGCCTCGGCCCCTGCGCCGGCGTCCACGGCGGGGCCGCAGGTCACACCGACGTCGGTGGCGGGGGTGACGCTGCACCGCCTGGTGCTGGTCGACGACCTTCGCGGCAGCCTGTCGGCGGCCGAGGTCGGCACCCACGTGCCGTTCCCGCCGGCGCGGTACTTCATCGTCTTCGACGTACCCGGCAAGGACGTCCGCGGCGAGCACGCGCACCGGCGCTGCCAGCAGTTTCTCGTCTGCGTCCGCGGCTCGGTGAACGTGGTCGTGGACGATGGCGTGCACAGTGAGGAGATCGTGCTGGCCGAGCCGAACCTGGGGTTGTACCTGCCGCCGATGGTGTGGGCGATTCAGTACAAGTATTCGGCAGACGCGCTGCTGCTGGTGCTCGCGTCCGATCCGTACGATCCGGACGACTACATCCGCGACTACGACGCGTTTCGCGCGATGCTCGGCCGCTGA